From a single Acidiferrobacterales bacterium genomic region:
- the rplR gene encoding 50S ribosomal protein L18, translated as MSEKKTKRLRRARKARARLRLHRKNRLCVTRSSKHIYAQIISPDGETTLVSASTNEAELRSGLKFGGNIEAAKLVGAKIAERAKEAKIDEIGFDRSGHRYHGRVKALADAAREAGLTI; from the coding sequence ATGAGTGAGAAGAAAACAAAGAGGTTGCGCCGGGCGCGCAAGGCGCGGGCCAGACTGAGGCTGCACCGTAAGAACAGACTGTGTGTGACGCGCTCGTCGAAGCACATCTACGCACAGATCATATCGCCTGATGGCGAGACGACATTGGTCAGTGCTTCGACCAATGAGGCGGAATTGCGCAGCGGGTTGAAGTTCGGTGGCAACATCGAAGCCGCGAAACTTGTTGGTGCGAAGATCGCCGAACGGGCAAAGGAAGCCAAAATCGATGAGATCGGTTTTGATCGCTCCGGTCACCGTTACCATGGAAGAGTGAAGGCGCTTGCTGACGCTGCCCGTGAGGCAGGGTTGACAATTTAG